From Cryptosporangium phraense:
AAGACGAGAGAGCAGACAATGGCAGTGATCGACGGCAAGCGCGTGAATCCGCGACGCGTGGCGCTGCTCGGGGACGCCCCGGGGGCATTCGCCGAGGCGCGGTACGTCCGGACGACGGCGATGAAGACGCGGCGGGTGGTGGACCTCATTCGTGGTCTCCCCGCCAAGGAAGCGCTGACCGTGCTCAAGTTCGCCCCTCAGGCCGCCAGTGAGCAGGTCTACCGGGTGGTCGAGAGCGCGATCGCGAACGCTGAGCACAACGAGCGGCTCGACCCCGACTCGCTGCTCGTGACGCAGGCCTTCGTGGACGAGGGCCCGACGATGAAGCGGTTCCGGCCGCGCGCCCAGGGGCGTGCGTACCGGATCCGGAAGCGCACCTGCCACATCACTGTCGTGGTGGAGAGTGTGGCCCCGACGGCGAAGCCGAAGCGGGCGCCGAAGAAGGCGAGCGGCGGCCGGTCGGCAGCCACGAAGGGAAGCGCCGAGTAATGGGTCAGAAGGTCAACCCGCACGGCTTCCGGCTCGGCATCACGACCGAGTGGAAGTCCCGCTGGTATGCGGACAAGCTGTACAAGGACTACGTCGGTGAAGACGTGGCGATCCGGAAGATGATGTCGCGCGGTATGGAGCGCGCCGGCATCGCCCGGGTCGACATCGAGCGCACCCGCGACCGCGTCCGTGTCGACATCCACACCGCCCGGCCGGGCATCGTCATCGGCCGTCGTGGTGCGGAGGCCGACCGGATCCGCGGCCAGCTGGAGAAGCTCACCGGCAAGCAGGTCCAGCTGAACATCCTCGAGGTGAAGAACCCCGAGGCGGATGCCCAGTTGGTGGCTCAAGGGGTTGCCGAGCAGCTCTCGAGCCGGGTCAGCTTCCGGCGCGCGATGCGCAAGGCCATGCAGTCGGCGATGAAGTCGCCGGGCGTCAAGGGCATCCGGGTGCAGTGCGCCGGCCGCCTGGGTGGCGCCGAGATGTCGCGGTCGGAGTTCTACCGCGAGGGCCGGGTGCCGCTGCACACGCTCCGCGCGAACATCGACTACGGCTTCTACGAGGCCCGCACCACGTTCGGCCGGATCGGCGTCAAGGTCTGGATCTACAAGGGCGACGTCGTCCAGAGCCGGGCCGAGCGCGAGGCCGCCGAGGCCGCGCTGCGTCAGCACCGGGGCAACCGTCCCGAGCGTCGTCGTGGCGCCGGTGGCGGTGGCGGCGGCCGTGGCCGCGGCGACCGTCAGGGCGGCGGCCGGGGTGCCGAGCGCACCGAGGCCGAGGCTCCGGTCGCGACCGAAACCCCCGCAGTCGAGGCTCAGGTCGAGGCTCCGGTTGCCACTGAGCCGGCGGCCACGCCGGCCGTCGAGGCGCCCGAGGCTGCCCCGACGCAGGACAACGCAGGTCAGGAGGGCTGACCCATGCTGATTCCGCGCAGGGTCAAGCACCGTAAGCAGCACCACCCGACGCGCCGTGGCGCGTCCAAGGGCGGTACCGCGGTCACCTTCGGCGAGTACGGCATCCAGGCTCTGGAGCCCGCCTACGTGACCAACCGGCAGATCGAGTCGGCGCGTATCGCGATCACCCGTCACATCAAGCGTGGCGGCAAGGTCTGGATCAACATCTACCCGGACCGCCCGCTCACCAAGAAGCCGGCCGAGACCCGCATGGGTTCCGGTAAGGGTTCGCCGGAGTGGTGGATCGCGAACGTCAAGCCGGGACGCGTGCTCTTCGAGCTGCAGTACCCGAACGAGCAGATCGCCCGCGAGGCCATGCGTCGCGCGATCCACAAGCTCCCGATGAAGTGCCGGATCGTCAAGCGCGAGGGGAGTGAGGCGGCGTGAGCAGCGGCCCGAACGACAAGGCTGCCGAGCTGCGCGAGCTCGACGACGAGCAGCTCGTCACCCGGTTGCGGGAGGCCAAGGAGGAGCTGTTCAACCTCCGCTTCCAGAACGCGACCGGTCAGCTGGACAACAACCGCCGGCTCCAGGTCGTCCGCCGGGACATCGCCCGGATCTACACGATCATGCGGTCGCGTGAGCTCGGTATCGAAAGCGCACCGAGTGAGGTGACGGCATGAGCGAGGAGAACGTGAGCGAGGCCACTTCCGGGATCGCCCGGAACTACCGCAAGACCCGTGAGGGTCTCGTGGTGAGCGACAAGATGGACAAGACGGTCGTCGTCGAGGTCGAAGACCGCGTCAAGCACCGTCTCTACGGCAAGGTCATCCGTCGGACCAACCGGCTGAAGGCGCACGACGAGCAGAACGACTGCGGCGTCGGCGACCGGGTCCGGCTGATGGAGACCCGGCCGCTGTCGGCCACGAAGCGGTGGCGCGTCGTCGAAATCCTCGAGCGCGCGAAGTAATGCCGCTCCGCCGGAAGGTTCGCGAGAACCTTCCGGCACAATTGAGAAAGTTCCGTTCCGCCAGGCTCTCAACGAGAGAACCGGCGCGACATCAATGGAGTTGACGTGATCCAGCAGGAGTCGCGACTGCGTGTCGCCGACAACACTGGGGCCAAGGAGATCCTGTGCATCAGGGTCCTGGGTGGCTCCGGCCGGCGGTACGCGGGTATCGGCGACATCATCGTGGGCACCGTCAAGGACGCCATCCCCGGCGCGGGCGTGAAGCGCGGTGACGTCGTGAAGGCCGTCGTCGTCCGCACCGTGAAGGAGAAGCGGCGGCCGGACGGCTCCTACATCCGTTTCGACGAGAACGCCGCGGTCCTGATCAAGGACGGTGGCGACCCGCGCGGGACCCGTATCTTCGGCCCGGTCGGGCGCGAGCTGCGCGACAAGCGGTTCATGAAGATCATCTCGCTCGCCCCGGAGGTGCTCTGACCATGGCGAAGCTCAAGGTGAAAAAGGGCGACACGGTCCTGGTCATCGCCGGCAAGGACAAGGGCGCCAAGGGCAAGGTGATCCAGTCGTACCCCGACACCCAGCGGGTGCTCGTCGAGGGTGTGAACCGGATCAAGAAGCACACCAAGGTCTCCACCACGCAGCGCGGCGCCAAGTCGGGCGGGATCGTGACGCAGGAGGCCCCCATCCACGTCAGCAACGTGATGGTCGTCGGCAACGACGGCAAGCCGACTCGGGTGGGTTACCGGACCGAAGAGGTCACCGGCGACGACGGCCAGGTCTCGCGCAAGCGGATCCGCGTCTCCCGGCGGACCGGTGAGGACATCTGATGACTGCCCCGGCCACTGAGAAGATCCAGCCGCGGCAGAAGCTGCGGTACCGCGAGGAGATCATCCCCGCGCTGCGTGACCAGTTCAAGTACGCGAACGTCATGCAGGTTCCCGGCGTCGTCAAGGTCGTCGTGAACATGGGCGTCGGCGACGCCGCTCGCGACTCCAAGCTGATCGACGGCGCGGTCCGCGACCTCACCGCGATCACCGGCCAGCGGCCGCAGATCCAGAAGGCCCGGAAGTCCATCGCGCAGTTCAAGCTGCGCGAGGGTCAGCCGATCGGCGCGAAGGTCACCCTGCGCAACGACCGGATGTGGGAGTTCCTGGACCGCCTGCTGTCGATCGCCCTGCCCCGGATCCGCGACTTCCGCGGCCTCTCCGGCAAGCAGTTCGACGGACACGGCAACTACACGTTCGGCCTGAACGAGCAGTCGATGTTCCACGAGATCGACGTGGACAAGATCGACCGCCCGCGGGGCATGGACATCACGGTCGTGACCACTGCGACGACGGACGAGGAGGGTCGGGCGCTGCTCAAGCTCCTCGGCTTTCCGTTCAAGGAGAACTGAGCATGGCGAAGAAGGCCCTGATCCAGAAGGCGTCGGGCAAGCAGAAGTTCAAGGTGCGCGCCTACACTCGCTGCCAGCGTTGTGGTCGTCCGCGCGCCGTGTACCGGTCGTTCGGCCTGTGCCGTATCTGCGTCCGTGAGATGGCGCACCGCGGCGAGCTTCCCGGAGTCACCAAGTCCTCGTGGTGACTCGAGTCGCCACGCTCGTACTAAGGACCTGATCCCAGGTCCGCTGCTTCGCCGAAGGCCTTTGGGAACCGCGGCGAGAAAGGCATGAACCCATGACGATGACCGACCCGATCGCAGACATGCTCACGCGTCTGCGCAACGCCAATTCGGCGTACCACGATCGTGTGTCGATGCCGCACTCGAAGCTCAAGGCCCACGTCGCCGAGATCCTCCAGCAGGAGGGCTACATCGCCGGCTGGACGGTGGCCGACTCCGAGACGGGTGTGGGCAAGGTCCTGTCCGTGGACCTGAAGTACGGCCCGAACCGGGAGCGGAGCATCGCCGGCCTGCGGCGTGTCTCGAAGCCGGGCCTGCGGGTCTACGCGAAGTCCAACAGCTTGCCCCGCGTGCTGGGCGGCCTCGGCGTGGCGATCATCTCCACGTCGTCCGGGCTGCTCACCGACCGGCAGGCCACGAAGCGCGGAGTGGGCGGGGAAGTCCTCGCCTACGTCTGGTAGGGGAGAGCATGTCACGCATCGGTAAGCTGCCGATCCCGGTGCCCTCCGGCGTCGACGTCTCGATCGACGGGGCGAACGTCACCGTGAAGGGCCCGAAGGGCACCCTTTCCCACCAGGTCGTCGAGCCGATCACGATCGGGCGCGGGGACGACGGGACGATCGAGGTCTCGCGTCCGAACGAGGAGCGTCGGTCCAAGGAGCGGCACGGGCTGACCCGGACGCTGGTGGCCAACATGATCACCGGCGTCACCACCGGGTACAGCAAGACCCTGGAGATCCAGGGCACCGGTTACCGCGTCCAGGCCAAGGGCTCGGACCTCGAGTTCGCGCTCGGGTTCAGCCACCCGGTCACCGTCCGGCCGCCGGAGGGCATCACCTTCCGGGTCGAGAAGCCGACCACGTTCGTGGTCGAGGGCATCGACAAGCAGCTGGTCGGCGAGGTCGCCGCCAACATCCGCAAGATTCGTCCGCCGGAGCCCTACAAGGGCAAGGGCGTCCGTTACCAGGGCGAGAACGTCCGGCGTAAGGCCGGAAAGGCAGGTAAGTGATGGGTGCCAATCTGCTGCACCGCAAGTCCGGGGCCGGCGTCTCCGCCGTCCGCCGGGTGGGCAAGGCGCGCCGTCACTTCCGCCTGCGGAAGAAGGTCGCCGGCACCGAGGCGCGCCCGCGTCTCGTCGTGACCCGGTCGACCCGGCACATCTACGCCCAGGTCATCGACGACACGGTCGGCCGCACGCTGGCCTCCGCGTCGACGCTCGACACCTCGATCCGGGGTGGCGACGGCGACAAGTCGGCGCAGGCCCAGGCCGTCGGCCGTCTGGTCGCCGAGCGGGCCAAGGCCGCCGGGATCGACGCGGTCGTCTTCGACCGGGGCGGCAACAAGTACCACGGGCGGATCGCGGCTCTGGCCGACGCCGCTCGCGAAGGTGGGCTGGAGTTCTGATGGCTACCAGCTCTGAGAAGACCAACGAGGGGAACGTCTGATGCCTGGTCAGCAGCGCCGAGGCGGTGGAGGCGGTGAGCGCCGTGACCGTCGCGACGGCGGGCGGGGCGGTCAGGCCCCGGAGAAGTCGCCGCACATCGAGCGCGTAGTCGCGATCAACCGTGTGGCGAAGGTCGTCAAGGGTGGTCGTCGCTTCAGCTTCACCGCGCTGGTCGTGGTGGGCGACGGTGACGGCACCGTGGGCGTCGGCTACGGCAAGGCGAAGGAGGTGCCGGCCGCCATCGCGAAGGGTGTCGAGGAGGCCAAGAAGCACTTCTTCAAGGTGCCGCGGATCGGCTCCACCATCGCGCACCCCGTGCAGGGCGAGGACGCCGCAGGCGTCGTCCTGCTGAAGCCCGCCAGCCCCGGTACCGGCGTCATCGCCGGTGGCCCGGTGCGCGCGGTGCTGGAGTGCGCCGGTATCCACGACATCCTGAGCAAGAGCCTCGGTTCGTCGAACGCGATCAACATCGTGCACGCCACGATCGCGGCGCTGAAGATGATCGAGCGCCCGGAGGCCATCGCGGCTCGCCGCGGCCTCCCGCTCGAGGACGTCGCTCCCGCAGCTCTGCTGCGGGCGCGAGCCGGAGGAGAGTGACGTGGCTCGTCTCAAGGTCACCCAGATCCGGTCGACGATCGGCACCAAGCAGAACCACCGCAACACGCTGCGGTCGCTCGGCTTGAAGCGGATCAACGACGTCGTCGTGAAGGAAGACCGCCCCGAGATGCGCGGCATGGTGCAGACCGTGCGGCACCTCGTGACGGTCGAGGAGGTCGAGTAACGCCATGGCCCTCAAGGT
This genomic window contains:
- the rplF gene encoding 50S ribosomal protein L6, translating into MSRIGKLPIPVPSGVDVSIDGANVTVKGPKGTLSHQVVEPITIGRGDDGTIEVSRPNEERRSKERHGLTRTLVANMITGVTTGYSKTLEIQGTGYRVQAKGSDLEFALGFSHPVTVRPPEGITFRVEKPTTFVVEGIDKQLVGEVAANIRKIRPPEPYKGKGVRYQGENVRRKAGKAGK
- the rplX gene encoding 50S ribosomal protein L24 — translated: MAKLKVKKGDTVLVIAGKDKGAKGKVIQSYPDTQRVLVEGVNRIKKHTKVSTTQRGAKSGGIVTQEAPIHVSNVMVVGNDGKPTRVGYRTEEVTGDDGQVSRKRIRVSRRTGEDI
- the rplP gene encoding 50S ribosomal protein L16 encodes the protein MLIPRRVKHRKQHHPTRRGASKGGTAVTFGEYGIQALEPAYVTNRQIESARIAITRHIKRGGKVWINIYPDRPLTKKPAETRMGSGKGSPEWWIANVKPGRVLFELQYPNEQIAREAMRRAIHKLPMKCRIVKREGSEAA
- the rpsH gene encoding 30S ribosomal protein S8 is translated as MTMTDPIADMLTRLRNANSAYHDRVSMPHSKLKAHVAEILQQEGYIAGWTVADSETGVGKVLSVDLKYGPNRERSIAGLRRVSKPGLRVYAKSNSLPRVLGGLGVAIISTSSGLLTDRQATKRGVGGEVLAYVW
- the rpsC gene encoding 30S ribosomal protein S3; protein product: MGQKVNPHGFRLGITTEWKSRWYADKLYKDYVGEDVAIRKMMSRGMERAGIARVDIERTRDRVRVDIHTARPGIVIGRRGAEADRIRGQLEKLTGKQVQLNILEVKNPEADAQLVAQGVAEQLSSRVSFRRAMRKAMQSAMKSPGVKGIRVQCAGRLGGAEMSRSEFYREGRVPLHTLRANIDYGFYEARTTFGRIGVKVWIYKGDVVQSRAEREAAEAALRQHRGNRPERRRGAGGGGGGRGRGDRQGGGRGAERTEAEAPVATETPAVEAQVEAPVATEPAATPAVEAPEAAPTQDNAGQEG
- the rplV gene encoding 50S ribosomal protein L22, producing the protein MAVIDGKRVNPRRVALLGDAPGAFAEARYVRTTAMKTRRVVDLIRGLPAKEALTVLKFAPQAASEQVYRVVESAIANAEHNERLDPDSLLVTQAFVDEGPTMKRFRPRAQGRAYRIRKRTCHITVVVESVAPTAKPKRAPKKASGGRSAATKGSAE
- the rpsQ gene encoding 30S ribosomal protein S17, whose translation is MSEENVSEATSGIARNYRKTREGLVVSDKMDKTVVVEVEDRVKHRLYGKVIRRTNRLKAHDEQNDCGVGDRVRLMETRPLSATKRWRVVEILERAK
- the rpsE gene encoding 30S ribosomal protein S5 — encoded protein: MPGQQRRGGGGGERRDRRDGGRGGQAPEKSPHIERVVAINRVAKVVKGGRRFSFTALVVVGDGDGTVGVGYGKAKEVPAAIAKGVEEAKKHFFKVPRIGSTIAHPVQGEDAAGVVLLKPASPGTGVIAGGPVRAVLECAGIHDILSKSLGSSNAINIVHATIAALKMIERPEAIAARRGLPLEDVAPAALLRARAGGE
- a CDS encoding type Z 30S ribosomal protein S14, translated to MAKKALIQKASGKQKFKVRAYTRCQRCGRPRAVYRSFGLCRICVREMAHRGELPGVTKSSW
- the rpmC gene encoding 50S ribosomal protein L29 → MSSGPNDKAAELRELDDEQLVTRLREAKEELFNLRFQNATGQLDNNRRLQVVRRDIARIYTIMRSRELGIESAPSEVTA
- the rplN gene encoding 50S ribosomal protein L14; translation: MIQQESRLRVADNTGAKEILCIRVLGGSGRRYAGIGDIIVGTVKDAIPGAGVKRGDVVKAVVVRTVKEKRRPDGSYIRFDENAAVLIKDGGDPRGTRIFGPVGRELRDKRFMKIISLAPEVL
- the rplE gene encoding 50S ribosomal protein L5, which encodes MTAPATEKIQPRQKLRYREEIIPALRDQFKYANVMQVPGVVKVVVNMGVGDAARDSKLIDGAVRDLTAITGQRPQIQKARKSIAQFKLREGQPIGAKVTLRNDRMWEFLDRLLSIALPRIRDFRGLSGKQFDGHGNYTFGLNEQSMFHEIDVDKIDRPRGMDITVVTTATTDEEGRALLKLLGFPFKEN
- the rpmD gene encoding 50S ribosomal protein L30; the protein is MARLKVTQIRSTIGTKQNHRNTLRSLGLKRINDVVVKEDRPEMRGMVQTVRHLVTVEEVE
- the rplR gene encoding 50S ribosomal protein L18: MGANLLHRKSGAGVSAVRRVGKARRHFRLRKKVAGTEARPRLVVTRSTRHIYAQVIDDTVGRTLASASTLDTSIRGGDGDKSAQAQAVGRLVAERAKAAGIDAVVFDRGGNKYHGRIAALADAAREGGLEF